The Salvia miltiorrhiza cultivar Shanhuang (shh) chromosome 2, IMPLAD_Smil_shh, whole genome shotgun sequence DNA window AGAAGTGAGGTACCAACCAAGTTCGTAATAGAAGTCACCAATGCCCAATAGCTCAGCCCAGAAACCCTTGTTAGAAGCCAGAGGATCAACTCCTACTTTGGCACACATCTCATGAAATTGCGACCGAAATGCTGGATTTTTGCGAATGTCATTCTATCGAGCCACACAGAATGATGAGACAAGCTAATACTTCAAATATTTCGATAAAGAATTAGGGGAATCAATTATAGCAAAAGAGTGTGAAGTAACTTTAACCAGAAGCTGCAAAGATGAAATAGTATTTCTTATTTGGTATCGTGAAAGTTACGGCACAGAAGGCAATAAACTTTTCAATTCTTTAAAAGATTCACCAAATTCGTCTGACTTTCTGAGTGAAAAAAATAAGGTAGAGGGAGTTATCACCTTTTGATGCatatatttcttttctttttttaacctAGACCAAACAATAAGGAGCTGAAGTGGGATTTCTCATATATTGTGTTTTACTCGACATCTTATCATACATTCCAACCAACAAGACCTTTAGCCGTCTTATTTTACCATTTTCACACTTTTTCAGAAAAACTAAAACAACATAATCAGTTACAATCCCTGGATAGACTTCGAGTGATTAATTAGCACAGTTCCAGCTCAATTTAACTATAAACTAATTAGTTTCTTCGAAATAGTGTCATCTTGCACCACACaagagctattgagatataaaTTACTCAAAGAAAATGTTACTGATAAAAGCTAGACAGAAGAATAACTAAAATCAAGAGAAGACATAATATAATAACTATTCAAAGGGTTAATATCACTATCTAGATAAAAGTTTGCTGTTTTTAAGTAATAGACCACACTTTTAATATTGACATAATAATacccaatatttttttatttattttcaaatccAGATTGGCCCACTTTTTCTATACCAATAATCGCATTGGCCACTGAAAATTTGGGTGGAATTGAGTCAGATGATGTTGTTTCTAGTTGACATGGAAATTTGAAATCTACTTCATTATTTTTCAGTCGAGAATTAATTCCACACAAATTTCTGGTTGCCAACACGAGTATCCTGTAATGGAAAGGTGGACCCAGCCTAGTTTGATGAAATTAATTagcatgcattttttttttgtcaatatTGAAAATATGGTTTATttctgaaaaagaaaagaggaCCTTGTGTTTGCGGGCAAAATCTTCTAGCTGAGAACGAAATGTAGCGAGTTGTTCTTTCATGAGATCCGTCCGCAATTTTGCCACATTTTCTCCAAGCAATCGGTATTGATCCTTTAATTATccaaaaatatatatcaaaataaatatagacccaaagaaaaagaaagattcacgtttatatataaaaatagagagaaagagcAGGAAGAACCCTAGCAgcggcggcattctgcaaaccTCCAATTCCAGGTCTACGCCTCATTATGTTATTCTATATCAATTGAGCTTTGCACAGAAACTTTTCTTTCTGCTGAAACCAGGAGAAGACAATAGAGATCAAACTAGGTACTGgagtaaaaatattatttaaaataaaagaaaatttcagGAAACACTCATAATTCCAAAATCAAAACGAAAATGTGTGGATTTTCATCACTTTATATACTTAGCCATCAGATGAGCATTCGGCCAGTTCTGTGAGCCACAGAAACTGAAAATTCGAGGATTTTCAAACAGAACTGGACACAGAGCCAGGTTCGTTCAGTTTTTGGTTTTTATGTACTTGCAAACATTGTGTTTGGAGCTTCTTTTTCTTCTGTGTCCTATTGATTCTTATATAAACAAgccaaataacaaaataaaatgaaaactaactaaattcaATCAACAACAACCCAAAAACACTTGTAAAAAGTCGAGAACTGTGAAATGAGATCAATTTTGTCACTACTTTGATTAGGGACTAAAACTAACAAGTAATCAGCAGGCAGCCCAGAAAATATCTTTGATTTTGCAATAAATAGGAAAGCACTTAACCCAGGCATTCAAATCCCTGTTTTATCGGCAGCGCAAAAAGGTAATAATCAATTATCTATTCAAGGGACGAAGATATCGAACCTGAGAGTATTGAAAGCTGATACTTTTCACGACATGGCAGCGGCGGCGTGGCGGCGAGGTGGAGATGGATGCGACGATTTGGGCAATAAATATGGGAATTGGGTGACTGTGTGCGAGTGCGAGAGAGTGGTGCGGTTGCTAAACatgaaacaaattaattactaattatttaattaaatctaaCAAATGCGAAGGGGGAAGGGAGAGGCGACGCGAGTCTGTGACTGTGACGGAGGGAAGGGGTTTTGTATGCGTATATGCGCGCGAGTGAATGTATCGATTGGATTCGCAGGTAGAGAGATATTGGGAAGCGAAATCGGCACTTCGgtgtagggatgtcaatgggtGGGTTTTACCCGGACCAGAACCAGAACCGTTCATTACCCGTTGAGCTATAAGCAACGGTTCTGGTTCTGGTTCTAGACCCGACCCATTTAGACCCTAAACCTGACGGGTCcaaatccgatccgatccgatccgttTGTTATGGGTCCAGACCGACCCGTTTTGCTGCTGACCCGCCACGGGCGCCACCCCACCCACACCCCcacctccaattttttttttctccccaaaccccacccaccccctcaccccccaccccaccccacgacccccccccccccccccaaaaaaaaattattttttattttttcttaaatttttctCCCCACCCCCTCAACCTcaaccccacccacccctccccccctcgaaaaaattattttttattttttaaaaaagttttCTCCACACCCCCACTAAAAAATTAGTAGTATTATCCTTGATTCTTGAAAATGGAATGTATGTGAAATACATGCAGCAGCAGAAGATAGTAAAAAAGGCAACAAAATTTTCTCAAACTCAGTAGCCAATCTACAACTGTAGCAGACTAGCAGATGAATATAGTCATCCTCCTCTATTGGCAATTTGGCATATTCTGATCATACttcacagacacacacacaataATGGAAATCATGACAAGAAATGAAGGATGAAATCACCTGCTACAAGGCAGAGTCATCTGCTGATTACTCAATGAAGCAGACAACATTTTCTCAAAGAGAAAGGGAAATAATTTCTCAGAACTCCAAACTATTGCAAAAAAATGGATGCAGACAAAACAAGAAGCTCCCAACTcttcaagaaaataaaacaGAACAAAATAAAATGGATTTGATATTAAAGGATTGGTTTAGTCTTTCATAGAGTTCAAGAATCAAGTTCTCTCCCTTGACAAACAGAGGAAGACAAAGTTGGAGATGGTGAAGGGAAGTAGCTGCGACTGCAACTGGTACATTTTGAGAATTCATCCACGCTCAAATCATCATACTTCTCATCAACAAAGCAGTTTTCAGCATTCAACCAAATAAGCTAACCAAAGCAACACAAACTGGATTTGGGAATGCATTTTTTGAGTAAATTATTGGGTAAAACTTCAATTAGCTCCTTATCTGCTTCCTTTATGAAAATTCAATTTGGGGCATTTTGGCAGAAGCTTCTAAATTTCCAGAATTAAATTAATTCAGAGTAGGTGAGCTTTTTGTTTAAGGAAGGACAGCTTAGCGGTGCTGGAGGGTTTACCTTGAGGAGTGCAGGAGCAGCTTCGCGGCGCGGCGGCGGCGTGCGGCGGAGAGCGTAGGAACTCCCGGCGCGGCGGCGTGCGGCGGAGAGGGCAGGAACTCCCGGAGCGGCGGAGAGCAGCGAATTCCGGAGAGCGCGACAACAATCAGCAGCGAGGCGACACCAatcggcggcggaggcggaggaaTTGAGGTGAGCGTGAAGCGGCTGCGACGCTGCGTGCAGatccaattttcaaattcagaCGAGAATTGAGATTTGAGCGTTTGAGACCATGGGCTTTTTTGGTCTTTTTTGGGCTTTTTTAAGTTTGGTAATGGATATTATTGGGTCTATAGATCTGATAAGACCCATGGGTAATTAACCTACCCAAAAccattttatttatcatttaatGGTCCGGTCCGGTGTGGATCTAATAAGCAATGGATCGGTTCTGGTTCCGAAACCGTaacaattttaatggttctggTCCGGGTAAAATCCGctcattgacatccctacttcgGTGAATGCGGAAGATGACGAAAGAGGGAAGGGTACTATTCTTTTTATTTGCAAATTGGCCCCTGCAATTTCTGGTTTCTGGACATTTGGAGTCCAAATTGGATGTTGGCTTtcttagagcatcaacaaccgtgcacccatagtgggtgtccccacttctattgcacccagtccagcaatggtattgcacccgcCCGGActcaatagattttaatttcattttctttttacttttattcttttttcaatttaaattaaacaacttcaattttaacaacataaaatttattcaattaaaaatccaaacattacaaataaaaaaaacaacaaatatttaaaacatccaattttcgaaaaatttaAAGCCGTCGAACTACGGGTCAACCGGACCAAAGCGTGCCCATAGATGCTCAACCAAATCATCACGGAGGCGAGCATGCAATCGTGCATCCTTCAAGCTTGCATTCCGTGCCAAATAGGCGGCGAACTCCGGTGGTGCTCCGGAATTGAATTGTGTTTGAGGAGGAGAACTTGGTCCCTCACCGCCGTCACCATCAAAATTACTTGCATTTCCACCTTCATCctcaatgatcatgttgtgcaatatgatgcatgcaaacatgatcgaactcatttgctcTGCCTTCCACAAACGCGACGGTCCTCTGATTATACCCCACCGAGCCTGAAGAACACCGAAAGCTCGTTCCACATCCTTCCTTGCAGCTTCTTGCATCACCTTGAACCTCCGCTTCTTCTCATCGTTCGAAAACTGGAAGCTCTTCACGAACACCGGCCAGTCCGGATAGATGCCGTCTGTTAAGTAGTATCATCGAGTGTGGTGAGAATTGTTGGCGAGGAAGTGCACAGCCGCTTCATGCCCCACTAAAACATCGTTGAATAGCGTGGACTGGTGgagcacgttgatgtcgttgttggaCCCAGCGACTCCAAAAAAtgcatgccaaatccacaaatcttGTGAAGCAACGGCCTCTAATATAATTGTTGGCTCGCCTTGATCCCCTCGAGTGTAGGCGTCGTGCCAAGCCACGGGGAAATTCTTCCAtccccaatgcatgcagtctaggCTCCCCAACATTCCCGGGAACCCATGGCGGGCTTCGTGCATTGCAGTGATGCGTTGCACATCGGCAGCTGTTGGCCGCCTCAAATACGTGCCGCCAAAGATACGAACGACGGCCTTGCAGAATTTCTTCAAGCATTCCAACGCCGTCGTCTCTCCTATACGGATATATTCGTCACAACAATCAGCAGCAGTTCTGTATGCCAATTGTTGAACAGCGGCAGTGCACTTCTGGATCGGGGAGAAGCTTAAGCGGCCAATAGCATTCGGACGTTGTTGGAAGTAAGGATCGACTTCTAGCGCATTGACAATGCGTAGAAACAACTCTCGGCTCATGCGAAATCGACGGCGAAAGAATTGTGGCTCATAAACAGGATCGACAGAAAAATAATCGCGATGGAGGCGCTCGGCTCCACCTTCACGGTCACGACGAACCACTATCCGCTTTTTCCTCGGGCGTGGTGGAGGTGGATCGAAACGATATGAACTTGCCACTGTCATAAAATTCACAgcacatctcataaaaaataaatcggggGCTTGAGTAGGATCAAGAATAGGAGGAAGTTGTGCGGGATCAACATGAACTTCTTCGTcggatgaagaatttgaggaagaataattgttggaagaattggtggatgaagaCATTTTCTTTaagaattgaagagaaaatgagtaGTTTGATATAGTGTTTGTGATTGAGGAAGGGGATATATGATTTTATATaggtgaaaaggaaaaaaaaatatattaaaattggcCGAATTCGACCGTTGAGAAGGCAACGGTCATTTGAATTCGACCGTTGAGAATTTTTCCCGGCCACTTAAATTCTTTAACTTCTGGATGCAGAGTCCGAAGTTCCATGAGCTAGTGGAGGAAACATGGATAGAAAAATTGGATACGAAAGCTCAACTAAATTTCTCCATGAAGCTCAAAAAGCTACAACAAGTCCTTAGGAATTTCAACAATAAGGATTGTGCCCACCTAATGGAGAGAGCAAGTGTAGCAAGATTGAAGCTTAATGCAATACAAGAGATGCTTGATAAAGATCCTTGTAACACTGCACTCAAGGAAGATGAAATAGGCGCACGAAAGGAGGCCCTCCTCCTTGACTTGGCCGAAAAGGACTTCCTCAAGCAAAAAGCCAAATGCCAACATTTAAACTTTGTGGataaaaatttcaaatattttttctcCATAGTTAAGAAAAGAAATATCACTAACTCTATCTCTTTCTTATGCAAGGATAATGGAGAGGAGACTAGAGACATGAATGAGATAATATCACTTTTTGGCGACCACTATAAGGATCTCTTTGGCACGGAAACACAGTCGGACCCCATTGAGTGGAGTGCTTTTGAGGAGGGGCCGAGACTTCAACTTTGCGAGAAGGATGCAATGGTTGCCCCCATCTCAGACCAAGAAATCAAGGATGCATTGTGGGACATTGGCAACAAAAAAACGTCGGGTCCCGATGGTTTCTCGGCAGCTTTCTTTAAGAAGGAATGGGCGACGGTTAAGATTGAATTACTTGAGGCAGTCCACGAGTTTTTTAACTATGGGCTGATCCTTAAGGAATTAAATCATACCATCGTCACTCTCATACCAAAAATCAACCACAACCCGTCAGTGGGCGACTTCAGGCCGATTGCATGCACTAATGTGCTCTACAAGATCATCACAAAGATCCTTACCAATCGAATGCAGTCTTCTCTCAATAATATAATTCATTATTCTCAATCTTCTTTCGTCAAAGGCCGCTCTATTACTGATAATATCTTTTTGGTCCAGGAATTGATTAGGAAGTACGAGAGGAAGAGGATTTCACCAAGATGCAAGTTGAAGATCGACCTTCAAAAAGCATATGACTCGATCTCATGGACCTTCTTGGGACGGGTGCTTGTCGGCCTTGGCTTCCACACAACTTTTATCCAATGGATAATGACGTGTGTTACCTCGGCCACTTTCACCTTAGCCATCAATGGAAAACACCACCATTTTATTAAAGGCAAAAGAGGCTTACGGCAAGGGGACCCGATGTCACCAACGCTCTTTCTCTTTTGCATGGAGTACTTAGCGAGGCTACTCCAACTTCGCACGAGAGAGAAGGAATTCAATTTCCACCCGAAATGTGAAAGTCTCAAAATCACACATCTCACCTTTGTCGATGACCTACTCATGTTTGGTAGGGGGACCTTGGCTCCATGGAGATCATTGACGACACACTTAAGAAGTTTGCAGGGGCATCGAGACTAAAAATCAACAAAAGAAAATCCCAAATTTTCTTGGCTGGTATGAAAGACACAGAAAGGAAGGAGATCATCGACCTCTTTGGTTTTGAGGTTGGATCACTCCCAATTAAATACTTGGGTATCCCCCTCGCATCCAAGAAGCTCACGGCGGCCCAATATGAACCTCTTATCAAAAAGATCTCCGATGGCATCCTCAACTGGACAGACATCAACCTTTCCATGGCAGGAAGGCTTAAGTTGGCACGAACTGTCCTCCAAGGTACAGAATGTTATTGGCTTCAAATCTTCCCCCTTCCGGCTGTAGTCATCCAAAGACTCAATAGGATCGTGAGAACATTTGTGTGGGGTAAgtagtggcggagccaggatttttttttggggggggggggctgaactgttacgggggttcgggggcggtagcccccgtttttttttttttttttttgagggcattcaatacattttagacatttttttactaaaatacaaatataataataataataataataacaacattttcatagataatatagttcaaaacatttactaaattttttttggggggcattcaatacattttacacatttttttactaaaatacaaatataataataataataacaacattttcatagataatatagttcaaaacatttactaaaattttttttgggggcattcaatacattttagacattttttactaaaatacaaatataataataacaacattttcatagataatatagttcaaaacatttactaaaaatttttttgggggcattcaatacatttagacattttttactaaaatacaaatataataataataataacattttcatagataatatagttcaacatttactaaaaaaaattttgggggcattcaatacattttagacatttttttactaaaatacaaatataataacaataataacaacatttttagatatattataaaaaaaaaattcaaaattttggggtAAGGTAGCGGGACAAGTGGCGTGGAAAAAAGTTTGCCTCCCCAAGGAGGAAGGAGGACTAGCTCTGCGGGACCTTAGCACTTGGAACAAGGCGCTCCTCATAAAAAATCTTGGGAATATCCATTCCAAAGCAGAGTCCTTGTGGATACTTTGGGTTCACACGGAATATATCAAAAAGGACATTTGGACCCTACAACCGCACTCAACAGATTAACCTCTCATCAAGAACATTTGTGGGGTTCGGGACTTACTCATTGAGAAGCATGCAAGTTCCATACTGAAGGCGCAAGAGTCACTCTTTGAGTGGGCAGATTCAAATCTCACGGCAGGGGCTTATGAATGCTTTCGACCTAAAGGTGTGAAAGCATTTTGGCACAAAGCTATTTGGAAACCATATATCCCTCCACGATGCTCTATCACTCTTTGGTTGGCACTCCAACACCGACTCAAAACAGTGGATAGATTGGAAGGAGTGCAAAAATTGTGCTCCATTTGCAAGCTTGATGATCAGACTCACGATCACCTCTTGATAATACTCATGTTTCCAcggtttttagtgttcttatgatattaattttataggaaattgagttttgatgattgttttgtgcttaaattgctttatcttgagAAATGTGTTACTTGCTTgaactttgatgattttttacacaaatatggagttcgaatttggactgttggTCTGAATGAAAGTTGTacttcgtctcgatacgagttcggacgagaaagatatCGCCGAAATAAGAAAttcgcgcgcagcagtgaatagtgtccgacggaaatttccgaattttcgggaattttcgggttttttatattttctcagtattttcgagttctaaactgtatttatctcctgtgcctatatataggtcctttctctgacctattagacacatcttttcacatctctttatctcttttctccatcttttcagttttaaacttagaattttattgttttcatagattagctttattttcctacaagattcaaactgtcattcaacattctttcgggttttatctattttatttatttcaattgctttgttttatttatgcttttattttattttatgatgtctagctagtttttttatctgaacctagggtttgtacaaagTTGATTAAATATGTATGTTTGATTTGTTGATATcgatttgccctccaacttgtgattcatgattcctggtgcttgttttcttgtgaattgcctgatcaataatttacatgtctagctgttcagtttgagtcttgaatgcgataattgttcagccgattcaggaatgcatgatatagtgttagccttgagtcttgaatgcgacatgcgaagctataggaagctattttttgtgtgctatttggagttaatttattccttggagtcttgattGTGAAAATGGGTAAATTAacctacgttcataggtgttcgttagagaagcttgtgaataatatagtgatctttcgtcatggttggattaaattggtaattgaattaataaattgaatgcatgtgtttgagtaacgatagtacatccctagggtcagagtttttttttattatttgagtttttatcctgttttattttgttttgtttgtattTTAGTTTTGTTCTTCGTTCTCGTGGGAGTTTGCCTGAATACTACTAGAGTTTACtcgggattacttagagtgattcattataatagtccctgtggatacgatactcgacttgctgtttctgtgctacaattacactgtttagttgcagtttttgttgctataaaaatagtgatcaactttttggcgccgttgcctgGGACTGtgtagaatttactttaatatttttgataGGACTTAGGCATTATTTcaggctttttttttttattttttttatttcatggcTCCTGATGTTTGACTGATGTATCCCTCAGAGTATAGGCGTATAGTGGAAGATCTGGAAAGATTGCTCGAAGAATTGGACAGGCGTGCTCAGCATCAGTCATATTCAAAGCTGCAGGATGCCGAGGAGAAAGATGAGGAGATTGAGAAAATAGCAGTTGATAAGCCCTCTACTCCAAAGGATGATTTTAGCATCCCTCATATTTCTGCTGCTATAAAGCATGTTTCTATTCCTGCTCCTCCCAAGTCCAACTACAAGCTTGATGCTCCATTCCCCTGCTGCTTGGCCAAGCCACGTAATGATGAAAAAATGACCAAGTTCTTGGAGATCTCTTTGAAGCAGGATGATCCCGATAGCTTTGTTGTTGCTTGTGCTATTGGTTGGCTTACCGTTTCAGAGGTGTTATGGGATTTAGCGGTTTGTCTTCTTTTGATGCCTATCTTTGTTTTCCATCGTGTGGGGATAGGATgagccatgaggtatcgtcgagctctagacgttaaattaagcacttgttgggaggtagcccaactgtttttctttgttatatttttctttattttagtttctttttgtttctttgttttgtttggaagTTTAGTGcagttgagcttggaagatgcgggaacttgCGCCTTGTCCATActaccaccatggagcatgtgtttctgtgagtagtgacacacatatcatcatccatccaaacttattttctaacttatgttctgtaataagtttgggggaggggggtgagagtagatatgtgtatcacttttattatttttgttggctttatt harbors:
- the LOC131008139 gene encoding uncharacterized protein LOC131008139 codes for the protein MTVASSYRFDPPPPRPRKKRIVVRRDREGGAERLHRDYFSVDPVYEPQFFRRRFRMSRELFLRIVNALEVDPYFQQRPNAIGRLSFSPIQKCTAAVQQLAYRTAADCCDEYIRIGETTALECLKKFCKAVVRIFGGTYLRRPTAADVQRITAMHEARHGFPGMLGSLDCMHWGWKNFPVAWHDAYTRGDQGEPTIILEAVASQDLWIWHAFFGVAGSNNDINVLHQSTLFNDVLVGHEAAVHFLANNSHHTR